In one Rhodococcus sp. B50 genomic region, the following are encoded:
- a CDS encoding tyrosine-type recombinase/integrase gives MAQRKKRSFGGLRKLPSGRWQANYTAPDGLIYKAPRTFAAEDDAIGWLNAERRLIDLDMWTPPGDRGHTDAAAVTVLTLGEYADKWISHRHLKESTRHLYRRMFEQHIEPTLGILPLDEVTPERVRVWFADLRDTPGPNKASTGKTRNARVYALLRTILATAVDDGLIPTNPCRIPRAGRTERAHEIRLLTLSELDALAYAMPDRLRLLVKLGAWCGLRRGELLELRRSDVAEDGSVVRIRRAVVFVKGQAHVGAPKSTAGVRDVAVPPHIRTAVVDHLSGHVARGKNALLFTSTDGDRLGEWTLRYHFEQAAKKIDRPDLRLHDLRHQGAVLAAQAGATTKELMARLGHSTPNMAMRYQHAAAGRDAQIAERLSQLVEGTQP, from the coding sequence ATGGCGCAGCGAAAGAAGCGATCGTTCGGTGGACTGCGCAAGCTCCCATCGGGACGCTGGCAAGCCAACTACACCGCCCCGGACGGGCTGATCTACAAAGCACCCCGCACATTCGCCGCCGAGGATGACGCGATCGGTTGGCTGAACGCCGAGCGCCGGTTGATCGATCTGGACATGTGGACGCCGCCCGGGGACCGGGGACACACCGACGCCGCTGCGGTCACTGTCCTGACCCTCGGGGAGTACGCCGACAAGTGGATCTCACACCGCCACCTGAAAGAGTCCACCCGCCACCTGTACCGCCGCATGTTCGAACAGCACATCGAACCGACGCTGGGGATCCTCCCGCTCGACGAGGTGACGCCCGAGCGGGTCCGCGTATGGTTCGCCGACCTTCGGGACACCCCCGGCCCGAACAAGGCATCGACGGGGAAGACGCGTAACGCCCGGGTGTATGCCTTGCTGCGCACGATCCTGGCCACCGCCGTCGATGACGGACTCATTCCCACGAACCCGTGCCGCATCCCGCGCGCAGGCCGTACCGAGCGCGCCCACGAGATCCGGTTGCTGACCCTCTCCGAACTCGACGCCCTCGCCTACGCGATGCCTGATCGTCTCCGCTTGCTCGTCAAGCTTGGTGCATGGTGCGGTCTACGCCGAGGGGAACTGCTCGAGCTACGCCGCAGCGATGTGGCCGAGGACGGCAGTGTCGTACGTATCCGCCGTGCCGTCGTGTTCGTCAAGGGGCAGGCGCACGTCGGGGCGCCCAAGTCGACCGCAGGCGTTCGGGACGTGGCGGTACCCCCGCACATCCGTACGGCCGTCGTAGACCATCTCAGCGGGCACGTAGCCCGTGGGAAAAACGCCCTACTGTTCACCTCGACGGACGGGGACCGGTTGGGGGAATGGACGCTGCGATATCACTTCGAACAGGCGGCGAAGAAGATCGACCGTCCCGATTTGCGATTGCACGATCTCCGGCATCAAGGGGCGGTCCTTGCCGCGCAGGCCGGTGCGACCACCAAGGAACTGATGGCCCGCCTCGGGCATTCGACCCCGAACATGGCTATGCGGTACCAGCACGCCGCAGCTGGCCGGGACGCCCAAATTGCCGAGCGACTGTCACAACTGGTCGAGGGAACGCAGCCCTGA
- a CDS encoding DUF5602 domain-containing protein: MDIRPRAPRLAVIVSAAVLGLFVTPSPAVAGGISGLVEGPAHPVGAGSARTYVTLDDEDTPVTIGVRLDAAALDDLPAALLPVTEAYVLDLPEEAHATAFDHVTIDWNSQGHDPQHGFDVPHFDVHFYLLDRVTVESIHPFAPGYIPAAARVPDPRYLPQGYAPSGNPLTSTVPGMGLHWVDTTETEHDPAAGHHLTETVLYGTWDGRQAFIEPMLSREWLATRPAHHEELRLPEAYQREGLYPTTYSVWWDDASQTYTVELGGLTMREAS; the protein is encoded by the coding sequence ATGGATATTCGGCCTCGTGCCCCACGCCTCGCCGTGATCGTTTCGGCGGCGGTCCTCGGATTGTTCGTCACCCCCTCGCCGGCGGTCGCCGGAGGCATCTCCGGCCTGGTGGAAGGACCCGCGCATCCGGTCGGCGCGGGCAGCGCCCGCACGTACGTCACCCTGGACGACGAGGACACCCCGGTCACCATCGGGGTGCGACTCGACGCGGCCGCACTCGACGACCTGCCCGCCGCGCTGCTGCCGGTCACCGAGGCCTACGTGCTCGACCTCCCCGAGGAAGCGCACGCCACCGCGTTCGACCACGTCACGATCGACTGGAACTCGCAGGGTCACGACCCCCAGCACGGCTTCGACGTCCCGCACTTCGATGTCCACTTCTACCTGCTGGACAGGGTCACCGTGGAGTCGATCCACCCGTTCGCTCCCGGCTACATCCCCGCCGCTGCGCGTGTGCCCGACCCCCGCTATCTACCCCAGGGGTACGCACCGTCCGGGAATCCGCTGACCTCGACGGTCCCAGGCATGGGACTGCACTGGGTGGACACCACCGAGACCGAACACGATCCGGCAGCGGGACACCACCTCACCGAGACCGTGCTCTACGGCACGTGGGACGGACGCCAGGCGTTCATCGAACCCATGCTGAGCCGGGAGTGGCTCGCGACGCGGCCCGCGCACCACGAGGAACTCCGTCTGCCCGAGGCGTACCAGCGCGAGGGTCTCTACCCCACCACTTACTCCGTGTGGTGGGACGACGCGTCGCAGACGTACACGGTCGAACTCGGCGGGCTCACGATGCGCGAGGCGTCGTAG
- a CDS encoding amidohydrolase family protein, which translates to MIRILSRPRRASYRGEVFDAHLHIIDPRFPLVENDGYLPEPFTVDDYLARVAHLGVTGGAVVSGSFQAFDHSYLLDALDRLGPSFVGVAHLPITASDDEIVRLDAAGVRAVRFNVRRGGSAPLAELDRLARRVHDLVGWHAELYIDSRDLADLHTTIAALPAVSIDHLGLSRDGLPSLVRLVESGIHVKATGFGRVDFPVADALRALADANPAALVFGTDLPSTRAPRPFRDTDITLVEDVLGDDLADAVLRRNASGLYRIETETAPGTSVSR; encoded by the coding sequence ATGATCCGAATCCTGTCCCGGCCGCGGCGCGCTTCCTATCGTGGAGAGGTGTTCGACGCCCACCTGCACATCATCGATCCGCGATTCCCTCTCGTCGAGAACGACGGATATCTACCCGAACCGTTCACCGTCGACGACTATCTCGCACGGGTCGCGCATCTGGGGGTCACCGGAGGAGCGGTGGTGTCGGGTTCGTTCCAGGCCTTCGACCACAGTTACCTCCTCGACGCGCTCGACCGGCTCGGTCCCTCCTTCGTCGGTGTCGCGCACCTGCCGATCACCGCCTCGGACGACGAGATCGTGCGCCTCGACGCGGCGGGCGTGAGGGCCGTGCGATTCAACGTCCGCCGTGGCGGGTCGGCGCCCCTCGCCGAACTCGACCGGCTCGCCCGCCGCGTCCACGACCTCGTCGGCTGGCACGCCGAGTTGTACATCGACTCCCGCGATCTGGCCGATCTGCACACGACCATCGCGGCGCTGCCCGCGGTGTCCATCGATCACCTGGGATTGTCGCGGGACGGCTTACCGTCACTGGTGCGCCTGGTGGAGAGCGGTATCCACGTGAAGGCCACGGGGTTCGGGCGCGTCGACTTCCCGGTGGCCGACGCGCTGCGAGCCCTTGCCGATGCAAATCCCGCTGCCCTCGTGTTCGGCACCGACCTACCGTCGACGCGGGCACCACGACCGTTCCGGGACACCGACATCACTCTCGTCGAGGACGTGCTCGGCGACGACCTCGCCGACGCGGTACTGCGCCGCAATGCTTCCGGGCTGTATCGGATCGAGACCGAAACCGCTCCTGGGACTTCGGTGTCTCGATAG
- a CDS encoding YnfA family protein, protein MTVLKSLLLFAVAALFEIGGAWLVWQGVREHRGWIWMGLGVIALGAYGFVATLQPDANFGRILAAYGGVFVAGSLVWGMVMDGFRPDRWDVAGALVCLAGVAIIMYSPR, encoded by the coding sequence GTGACCGTGCTGAAGTCGTTGCTGCTGTTCGCCGTTGCCGCCCTGTTCGAGATCGGCGGTGCGTGGCTGGTGTGGCAGGGCGTGCGCGAGCACCGCGGCTGGATCTGGATGGGACTGGGCGTGATCGCGCTCGGCGCTTACGGTTTCGTCGCCACGCTCCAGCCCGACGCGAACTTCGGGCGCATCCTCGCCGCGTACGGCGGGGTGTTCGTGGCCGGTTCGCTGGTGTGGGGCATGGTGATGGACGGTTTCCGGCCGGATCGATGGGATGTCGCGGGCGCGCTCGTCTGCCTTGCAGGCGTCGCCATCATCATGTATTCACCTCGGTGA
- a CDS encoding ATP-binding protein, which translates to MIRRPLTGQGGHTTDATSAADRIHRVFGRFISAGYVFYLLFVVPTALSQDHLTAWWWLPSALLAIFGTGIALGVATFLADVRWVGRLAAANAVAFLVAAVLWFPAWTGEVSTSTAWQALFPGVAGLSAAAAWRPRTALVYLMAVVVVVQTTNYLLVNTTTGYRFVPELAFALMFCGVFAAAAIVAFRTGDVLDSTVAATERSVVAAAAAAARTVERERFDALVHDQVMSTLLASGRGASDGPVAAQARRALEMFDSLRRGDDTENSFDAARVAAQFRSAASEVDEDVEFTTEVGTAAGQDYPAEVIRAVAAALAEAVRNSVRHAGAGTRRAVHVDLGPGAVRVAVRDDGRGFDPADVDRYRMGIRASIHGRMRGLAGGDSQVTSGPGGTTVTLLWFDPAERRTP; encoded by the coding sequence GTGATCCGACGGCCTCTCACCGGACAGGGTGGGCACACGACGGACGCCACGAGTGCGGCCGACCGGATCCACCGGGTCTTCGGCCGGTTCATCAGCGCGGGCTACGTGTTCTATCTGCTGTTCGTCGTGCCCACCGCACTGTCGCAGGATCACCTCACGGCGTGGTGGTGGCTGCCCTCGGCGCTGCTTGCGATCTTCGGAACAGGGATCGCGCTGGGTGTGGCGACGTTCCTCGCAGACGTCCGGTGGGTCGGGCGACTCGCGGCCGCCAATGCCGTCGCCTTCCTGGTCGCGGCGGTTCTGTGGTTCCCGGCCTGGACCGGCGAGGTGTCGACGAGCACGGCCTGGCAGGCACTCTTCCCCGGGGTCGCGGGGTTGTCCGCGGCCGCAGCGTGGCGGCCACGGACAGCGCTCGTCTATCTCATGGCGGTCGTGGTCGTCGTGCAGACCACCAACTATCTGCTGGTGAACACCACGACGGGATATCGCTTCGTCCCGGAACTCGCGTTCGCACTCATGTTCTGCGGGGTGTTCGCCGCCGCAGCGATCGTCGCTTTCCGGACGGGCGATGTACTCGATTCGACGGTGGCCGCCACCGAGCGGTCCGTCGTCGCGGCAGCGGCGGCCGCGGCTCGGACGGTCGAGCGGGAGCGGTTCGACGCCCTCGTCCACGACCAGGTGATGTCCACCCTGCTCGCGTCGGGTCGCGGCGCATCCGACGGCCCGGTCGCCGCCCAGGCCCGTCGTGCGCTGGAGATGTTCGACTCCCTGCGGCGTGGCGACGACACCGAAAACAGTTTCGACGCCGCCCGGGTTGCGGCGCAGTTCCGATCGGCGGCTTCCGAGGTGGACGAGGACGTCGAGTTCACGACCGAGGTGGGAACGGCTGCCGGGCAGGACTACCCGGCCGAGGTGATCAGGGCGGTCGCGGCCGCGCTGGCCGAAGCCGTCCGGAACAGCGTGCGTCATGCCGGGGCGGGGACGCGCCGGGCCGTGCATGTCGATCTCGGGCCGGGAGCGGTTCGGGTGGCAGTTCGCGACGACGGCCGCGGATTCGACCCCGCCGATGTCGATCGCTATCGGATGGGTATCCGCGCGAGCATCCACGGCCGCATGCGCGGTCTGGCCGGAGGCGACTCGCAGGTCACCTCCGGTCCCGGAGGTACGACGGTGACGCTGCTCTGGTTCGATCCGGCCGAGCGTCGCACGCCGTGA
- a CDS encoding LuxR C-terminal-related transcriptional regulator produces the protein MTTMLEHSPAQKPAPQKPALSAREIEILRAWLLCESKSEAAASLFVTAATVSTHIVRIREKYARVGRTATTKTALLARALQDGVVSIDEL, from the coding sequence ATGACGACGATGCTCGAACATTCCCCGGCACAGAAGCCTGCACCACAGAAGCCCGCACTCTCGGCTCGCGAGATCGAGATCCTGCGGGCCTGGTTGCTCTGCGAGTCCAAGTCCGAGGCGGCTGCGAGCCTGTTCGTCACCGCGGCCACGGTCAGCACCCACATCGTCCGCATCCGCGAGAAGTACGCCCGGGTCGGGCGTACGGCGACCACGAAGACGGCACTGCTCGCCCGCGCCCTGCAGGACGGTGTGGTCTCCATCGACGAGCTGTGA